The genomic DNA CCGCACGAGCCACAGCGCGACGGCGGGCGCACCACGGACAGGTCCGCGGGCCAGCGGTACACGCACACGTTCAGGAACGAGCCCACGCAGGCGCCGACGAGGGCCGCGTAGGCCGCGAGAAAGATCTGCAGGTTCAGCACGGTCACCGGAGAAGCTCGTACAGCAGGATGGCCCCCGCCGCCGCCACGTTCAGCGACTCGGCGCGGCCGCGAAGAGGAATGCCGACCACCATGTCGGCGCGGGCGCGGGTCTCCGGGGAGAT from Longimicrobium sp. includes the following:
- a CDS encoding TrmH family RNA methyltransferase: MSPETRARADMVVGIPLRGRAESLNVAAAGAILLYELLR